Proteins encoded by one window of Arachis ipaensis cultivar K30076 chromosome B04, Araip1.1, whole genome shotgun sequence:
- the LOC107638807 gene encoding protein ROOT HAIR DEFECTIVE 3 homolog 2 isoform X1 has protein sequence MDAATDDCCSTQLIDGDGGFNVSGLDHFIRNVKLAACGLSYAVVAIMGPQSSGKSTLMNHLFHTSFREMDAFKGRSQTTKGIWIAKCVGIEPCTIAMDLEGTDGRERGEDDTAFEKQSALFALAISDIVLINMWCHDIGREQAANKPLLKTVFQVMMRLFSPRKTTLLFVIRDKTRTPLENLEPILREDIQKIWDAVPKPQAHKHTPLSEFFNVEVTALSSYEDKEEKFKEEVAQLRQRFFHSIAPGGLAGDRRGVVPASAFSISAQQIWKVIRENKDLDLPAHKVMVATVRCEEIADEKLSCLRSDEGWLELEEAVQSGPVRGFGEKLSSIIDAYLSQYDEEAIFFDESVRNAKRKQLESKALDFVYPAYTTLLGHLRSKAVDDFKAKLEQSLNNGEGFASSVRMWTESIMLEFEKGSADAAVRQASWSASKVRDKLHRDIESHASTVRDTKLSEITTKFEKQLAKALIEPVESLFEAGGKDTWVSIRKLLKRETEAAVSELSACISGFELDEETVERMQQSLRDYAKQIVENKAKEESGKILIRMKDRFSTVFNHDADSLPRVWTGKEDIRAITRDARSASLKLLSDMAAIRLEDEKPDHIENVLQSSLIDRPAGAISSQNRIEGPTDPLASSTWEEVHPKDTLITPVHCKSLWRQFQGETEYTVTQAISAQEAYKRSNNWLPPPWAIMAMVILGFNEFMLLLKNPLYLMIIFVAYLIGKALWVQMDIAGEFRHGALPGLLSLSSKFVPTIMNILKRLAEEAQANSTPGGSESQNADAPVSRNQMQNSDRVSSTLSNSSVSSVGSSGIDQEYSSPNLSQRRRTNLPEAEFS, from the exons GGAAGAGCACCTTAATGAACCATCTTTTCCACACAAGCTTCAGGGAGATGGATGCTTTCAAAGGAAG ATCTCAAACAACTAAGGGCATTTGGATAGCAAAGTGTGTGGGGATTGAACCTTGCACAATTGCTATGGATTTAGAGGGTACTGATGGAAGGGAGAGGGGTGAG GATGATACTGCTTTTGAGAAACAGAGTGCTCTTTTTGCTTTGGCAATATCAGATATTGTTCTGATTAATAT GTGGTGTCATGATATTGGTCGGGAGCAAGCAGCCAATAAACCACTTTTAAAAACAGTTTTTCAG GTCATGATGCGTCTATTCAGTCCCCGCAAGACAACATTGCTTTTTGTTATACGTGATAAAACAAGG ACCCCACTTGAAAATTTGGAGCCTATTCTAAGAGAAGATATTCAAAAG ATTTGGGATGCAGTTCCAAAACCCCAAGCTCATAAACATACTCCTCTCAGTGAATTTTTCAAT GTGGAGGTTACTGCTTTGTCAAGCTATGAAGACAAGGAAGAAAAGTTCAAAGAGGAG GTTGCACAACTACGGCAGCGTTTCTTCCATTCTATAGCTCCTGGAGGTCTTGCTGGTGATCGACGTGGTGTTGTGCCTGCTTCTGCCTTTTCTATTAGTGCACAGCAAATATGGAAAGTCATCCGAGAGAACAAGGACCTTGATCTTCCGGCTCATAAG GTAATGGTTGCAACTGTGCGTTGTGAAGAGATTGCTGATGAAAAGCTTAGCTGCTTACGCTCTGATGAG GGTTGGTTGGAATTGGAGGAAGCTGTTCAATCAGGTCCAGTACGAGGTTTTGGGGAAAAGCTGAGCTCCATTATTGATGCCTATCTTTCACA ATATGATGAGGAGGCAATATTCTTTGATGAATCTGTGAGAAATGCAAAACGAAAGCAATTAGAATCCAAGGCATTGGAT TTTGTATACCCTGCTTATACAACATTGCTGGGGCACCTACGTTCTAAAGCTGTAGATGATTTTAAGGCTAAGCTAGAGCAATCACTGAACAACGGAGAAGGATTTGCTTCATCTGTTCGCATGTGGACTGAGTCTATTATGCTAGAGTTTGAAAAAGGATCTGCTG ATGCTGCTGTGAGACAGGCTAGTTGGAGTGCATCAAAAGTCAGAGACAAACTGCATCGCGATATTGAGTCACATGCTTCAACTGTGCGTGACACAAAGTTATCAGAAATAACAACTAAATTTGAG AAACAATTGGCCAAGGCCCTGATTGAGCCAGTGGAGTCACTATTTGAAGCAGGTGGAAAAGACACTTGGGTTTCAATAAGGAAGCTTCTTAAACGTGAGACTGAAGCTGCCGTATCAGAACTTTCAGCTTGTATTTCTGGTTTTGAATTGGATGAAGAAACAGTTGAAAGAATGCAACAAAGCTTAAGGGACTATGCAAAACAAATAGTGGAAaataaagcaaaagaagagtcAGGAAAGATTCTGATTCGCATGAAGGATAG ATTCTCTACTGTGTTCAATCATGATGCTGATTCACTCCCTAGAGTGTGGACTGGGAAAGAAGATATCAGAGCTATTACTAGGGATGCTCGCTCTGCG TCGCTGAAGCTTCTATCAGATATGGCTGCTATACGCTTGGAGGATGAGAAGCCAGATCACATTGAAAATGTACTTCAGTCATCTCTCATTGATAGACCTGCTGGTGCAATATCTTCCCAAAATAGAATTGAAGGGCCTACAGATCCACTGGCTTCAAGCACGTGGGAGGAG GTTCATCCAAAAGACACACTTATCACTCCGGTGCATTGCAAGTCCTTGTGGAGACAGTTCCAGGGAGAAACTGAATATACAGTTACCCAGGCTATTTCAGCTCAG GAGGCCTACAAGAGGAGTAACAATTGGCTACCTCCTCCATGGGCAATAATGGCTATGGTCATCCTTGGTTTTAATGAATTTATGCTGCTTCTAAA AAATCCTCTCTACCTGATGATTATATTTGTTGCCTATCTAATCGGGAAGGCCCTTTGGGTACAAATGGACATAGCTGGCGAATTTCGGCATGGCGCG CTTCCTGGTCTTCTATCCCTTTCGTCGAAGTTTGTGCCGACAATTATGAACATTCTTAAACGTCTCGCTGAAGAAGCTCAGGCGAACTCGACACCTGGAGGGTCAGAATCACAAAATGCAGATGCTCCGGTATCAAGAAATCAAATGCAAAATTCTGATAGGGTATCAAGCACGCTCTCCAATTCTTCTGTATCCAGTGTTGGCTCATCTGGCATTGATCAAGAATACTCATCACCAAACTTGTCTCAAAGACGAAGAACAAACCTTCCAGAAGCTGAATTTTCTTGA
- the LOC107638807 gene encoding protein ROOT HAIR DEFECTIVE 3 homolog 2 isoform X2 produces the protein MDLEGTDGRERGEDDTAFEKQSALFALAISDIVLINMWCHDIGREQAANKPLLKTVFQVMMRLFSPRKTTLLFVIRDKTRTPLENLEPILREDIQKIWDAVPKPQAHKHTPLSEFFNVEVTALSSYEDKEEKFKEEVAQLRQRFFHSIAPGGLAGDRRGVVPASAFSISAQQIWKVIRENKDLDLPAHKVMVATVRCEEIADEKLSCLRSDEGWLELEEAVQSGPVRGFGEKLSSIIDAYLSQYDEEAIFFDESVRNAKRKQLESKALDFVYPAYTTLLGHLRSKAVDDFKAKLEQSLNNGEGFASSVRMWTESIMLEFEKGSADAAVRQASWSASKVRDKLHRDIESHASTVRDTKLSEITTKFEKQLAKALIEPVESLFEAGGKDTWVSIRKLLKRETEAAVSELSACISGFELDEETVERMQQSLRDYAKQIVENKAKEESGKILIRMKDRFSTVFNHDADSLPRVWTGKEDIRAITRDARSASLKLLSDMAAIRLEDEKPDHIENVLQSSLIDRPAGAISSQNRIEGPTDPLASSTWEEVHPKDTLITPVHCKSLWRQFQGETEYTVTQAISAQEAYKRSNNWLPPPWAIMAMVILGFNEFMLLLKNPLYLMIIFVAYLIGKALWVQMDIAGEFRHGALPGLLSLSSKFVPTIMNILKRLAEEAQANSTPGGSESQNADAPVSRNQMQNSDRVSSTLSNSSVSSVGSSGIDQEYSSPNLSQRRRTNLPEAEFS, from the exons ATGGATTTAGAGGGTACTGATGGAAGGGAGAGGGGTGAG GATGATACTGCTTTTGAGAAACAGAGTGCTCTTTTTGCTTTGGCAATATCAGATATTGTTCTGATTAATAT GTGGTGTCATGATATTGGTCGGGAGCAAGCAGCCAATAAACCACTTTTAAAAACAGTTTTTCAG GTCATGATGCGTCTATTCAGTCCCCGCAAGACAACATTGCTTTTTGTTATACGTGATAAAACAAGG ACCCCACTTGAAAATTTGGAGCCTATTCTAAGAGAAGATATTCAAAAG ATTTGGGATGCAGTTCCAAAACCCCAAGCTCATAAACATACTCCTCTCAGTGAATTTTTCAAT GTGGAGGTTACTGCTTTGTCAAGCTATGAAGACAAGGAAGAAAAGTTCAAAGAGGAG GTTGCACAACTACGGCAGCGTTTCTTCCATTCTATAGCTCCTGGAGGTCTTGCTGGTGATCGACGTGGTGTTGTGCCTGCTTCTGCCTTTTCTATTAGTGCACAGCAAATATGGAAAGTCATCCGAGAGAACAAGGACCTTGATCTTCCGGCTCATAAG GTAATGGTTGCAACTGTGCGTTGTGAAGAGATTGCTGATGAAAAGCTTAGCTGCTTACGCTCTGATGAG GGTTGGTTGGAATTGGAGGAAGCTGTTCAATCAGGTCCAGTACGAGGTTTTGGGGAAAAGCTGAGCTCCATTATTGATGCCTATCTTTCACA ATATGATGAGGAGGCAATATTCTTTGATGAATCTGTGAGAAATGCAAAACGAAAGCAATTAGAATCCAAGGCATTGGAT TTTGTATACCCTGCTTATACAACATTGCTGGGGCACCTACGTTCTAAAGCTGTAGATGATTTTAAGGCTAAGCTAGAGCAATCACTGAACAACGGAGAAGGATTTGCTTCATCTGTTCGCATGTGGACTGAGTCTATTATGCTAGAGTTTGAAAAAGGATCTGCTG ATGCTGCTGTGAGACAGGCTAGTTGGAGTGCATCAAAAGTCAGAGACAAACTGCATCGCGATATTGAGTCACATGCTTCAACTGTGCGTGACACAAAGTTATCAGAAATAACAACTAAATTTGAG AAACAATTGGCCAAGGCCCTGATTGAGCCAGTGGAGTCACTATTTGAAGCAGGTGGAAAAGACACTTGGGTTTCAATAAGGAAGCTTCTTAAACGTGAGACTGAAGCTGCCGTATCAGAACTTTCAGCTTGTATTTCTGGTTTTGAATTGGATGAAGAAACAGTTGAAAGAATGCAACAAAGCTTAAGGGACTATGCAAAACAAATAGTGGAAaataaagcaaaagaagagtcAGGAAAGATTCTGATTCGCATGAAGGATAG ATTCTCTACTGTGTTCAATCATGATGCTGATTCACTCCCTAGAGTGTGGACTGGGAAAGAAGATATCAGAGCTATTACTAGGGATGCTCGCTCTGCG TCGCTGAAGCTTCTATCAGATATGGCTGCTATACGCTTGGAGGATGAGAAGCCAGATCACATTGAAAATGTACTTCAGTCATCTCTCATTGATAGACCTGCTGGTGCAATATCTTCCCAAAATAGAATTGAAGGGCCTACAGATCCACTGGCTTCAAGCACGTGGGAGGAG GTTCATCCAAAAGACACACTTATCACTCCGGTGCATTGCAAGTCCTTGTGGAGACAGTTCCAGGGAGAAACTGAATATACAGTTACCCAGGCTATTTCAGCTCAG GAGGCCTACAAGAGGAGTAACAATTGGCTACCTCCTCCATGGGCAATAATGGCTATGGTCATCCTTGGTTTTAATGAATTTATGCTGCTTCTAAA AAATCCTCTCTACCTGATGATTATATTTGTTGCCTATCTAATCGGGAAGGCCCTTTGGGTACAAATGGACATAGCTGGCGAATTTCGGCATGGCGCG CTTCCTGGTCTTCTATCCCTTTCGTCGAAGTTTGTGCCGACAATTATGAACATTCTTAAACGTCTCGCTGAAGAAGCTCAGGCGAACTCGACACCTGGAGGGTCAGAATCACAAAATGCAGATGCTCCGGTATCAAGAAATCAAATGCAAAATTCTGATAGGGTATCAAGCACGCTCTCCAATTCTTCTGTATCCAGTGTTGGCTCATCTGGCATTGATCAAGAATACTCATCACCAAACTTGTCTCAAAGACGAAGAACAAACCTTCCAGAAGCTGAATTTTCTTGA